The following are from one region of the Bacteroidales bacterium genome:
- a CDS encoding UDP-N-acetylmuramate--alanine ligase: MIKNNLHKIQNYFFIGIAGDGMSAIAQYLSGIGKNISGSDRQFSNEIKITRQKQLEAEGIKCFPQDTSGINSDIELVVVSTAVEPTVPEYKKALESGIPIVMRSDLLAAISQTKKTIAVSGTSGKSTVAAMIFHIMNKNGYNPSLITGAGLVSIQETGKIGNAVANKGDYLIIEADESDGSLIKYNPKVGIILNIDKDHKELDELDELFSTFVENSKTLIVNNSQERSKKFSNNLKNDFGYSEATGFKITSFKQTGFHISFKINDVLFELNQIGKHNAENVAASVASCSLSGISVKDSAKALKTYKGIYRRHQIIAQKNGITLIDDYAHNPAKLCASIKACQLSDSCLIAWFQPHGFKPTKFLRSEFVKEISKALRKDDEIWMSEIYYAGGTVSKDISAEDLINDIKNTGKNAFYVKDRKKIPVKIKNKLISGDVILLTGARDPSLKDFAEFVKHKIF, from the coding sequence ATGATAAAAAATAATCTCCATAAAATCCAAAATTACTTCTTCATCGGTATTGCCGGTGACGGAATGAGTGCCATTGCTCAATACCTTTCCGGTATCGGAAAAAATATTTCCGGTTCCGACAGGCAGTTTTCAAATGAGATAAAAATTACACGACAAAAACAATTAGAAGCAGAAGGCATAAAATGTTTTCCGCAAGATACTTCAGGTATTAATTCTGACATTGAATTAGTTGTAGTTTCAACAGCCGTTGAACCGACAGTTCCCGAATATAAAAAAGCTCTTGAATCAGGCATACCGATAGTTATGCGTTCTGATTTGTTGGCAGCAATCAGCCAAACAAAAAAAACAATTGCCGTAAGCGGAACATCAGGAAAATCAACAGTTGCTGCAATGATTTTTCATATTATGAATAAGAACGGATACAATCCGTCATTGATAACCGGTGCAGGTTTGGTCAGTATTCAAGAAACAGGAAAAATAGGTAATGCTGTTGCAAATAAAGGGGATTATTTAATAATTGAAGCCGATGAATCTGACGGTTCACTTATAAAATACAATCCCAAAGTCGGCATCATCCTTAATATTGACAAAGACCATAAAGAACTTGACGAACTTGATGAACTTTTTTCAACTTTTGTTGAGAACAGTAAAACATTAATTGTAAATAATTCACAAGAACGCAGCAAAAAATTTTCAAACAATTTAAAAAATGACTTTGGGTATTCAGAAGCTACCGGTTTTAAGATAACTAGTTTTAAACAAACAGGATTTCATATTTCATTTAAAATTAATGATGTACTTTTTGAACTCAATCAAATAGGAAAACACAATGCAGAAAATGTTGCAGCGTCTGTTGCTTCTTGCTCACTATCAGGCATTTCTGTAAAAGATTCGGCAAAAGCACTAAAAACATATAAAGGTATTTATCGAAGACATCAAATTATTGCACAAAAAAACGGCATAACTTTGATTGATGATTATGCACACAATCCTGCAAAACTATGTGCATCAATTAAGGCATGTCAACTTTCTGACAGTTGTTTGATCGCTTGGTTTCAACCACACGGTTTCAAACCTACAAAATTTTTACGTTCTGAATTTGTTAAAGAAATATCAAAAGCATTAAGAAAAGATGATGAAATTTGGATGTCTGAAATTTATTATGCAGGAGGCACCGTCAGCAAAGATATTTCAGCAGAAGATTTAATTAATGATATAAAAAATACCGGAAAAAATGCCTTTTATGTGAAAGACAGAAAAAAAATTCCCGTAAAAATCAAAAATAAATTAATATCCGGCGATGTCATATTATTGACAGGTGCGAGAGACCCTTCGTTAAAAGATTTTGCAGAATTTGTGAAACATAAAATCTTTTAA
- a CDS encoding DUF4221 domain-containing protein codes for MKKNIFFTVFLLSVFFSCSLFKTGNETIYFEFNKEKENIKIVEFEEINNIVIPNDSLLKIEFVDENEISYIFAGYKIGSNVIYSYEIDKISNNVTTKKTIFKFDLTEPIDFGYINSDSIFLVYPPAYRDFYHDSILLLINDEGDFKKSYPFNDAPVLCKNNPQYENNDDAVYFFSNLYEPFTFIDNKIFMMLANKTSILGDPAYSDILSAGFLDAKTEKFYPIKFEYPDIEYGKTFFPAYNKRFVSVLGEKNHILYGFHYTPTIIDYNYKTEKFSKHIIKSTAYDTIFPALTEKDIPGGFDFDMPHPKYFNLLYDKYRKLYYRFIFPPKDYGRKLSVVIADENFNFVAEGFSPTGFNFFFTKDYIISIGNKNKKRPKGKMYLTFYKLKFRDGTNQELISEIKSNKKDKKLINKPVTHYIKKNTNIKDKNYTATFMYYEMCPQIREFVLGFYEFNKVKISKNQVNLILVTQNAEALKNDLKKYNLLPENNSNIFIDSAYNFASYNSNNRNDLPRIIKVRQNKVKTDTIFNNDDGNFHVNFQKFLIASGKEQEKLKK; via the coding sequence ATGAAAAAAAATATTTTTTTTACAGTATTTTTATTATCTGTATTTTTTTCTTGTTCTCTTTTCAAAACCGGTAATGAAACAATTTATTTTGAATTTAATAAAGAAAAGGAAAATATTAAAATTGTTGAATTTGAAGAAATTAATAATATTGTAATACCTAATGATTCTTTATTAAAAATTGAGTTTGTTGATGAAAATGAAATATCTTACATTTTTGCAGGATATAAAATCGGTTCAAATGTAATATATTCTTATGAAATAGATAAAATAAGCAATAATGTAACAACAAAAAAAACAATCTTTAAATTTGATTTGACTGAACCTATTGATTTTGGATACATAAATTCAGATTCTATTTTTTTAGTTTACCCACCAGCTTACAGAGATTTTTATCATGACAGTATTTTGCTTTTAATAAATGATGAAGGAGACTTTAAAAAATCATATCCATTTAATGATGCTCCTGTATTATGTAAAAATAATCCGCAATATGAAAATAATGACGATGCTGTTTATTTTTTTTCTAACCTTTATGAACCATTTACATTTATTGATAATAAAATTTTTATGATGTTAGCTAATAAAACATCTATACTCGGAGACCCTGCTTATTCCGATATTCTTTCTGCCGGTTTCCTTGATGCAAAAACAGAAAAATTTTATCCAATAAAGTTTGAATATCCTGATATTGAATACGGTAAAACTTTTTTCCCGGCTTATAACAAACGTTTTGTATCTGTTCTCGGGGAAAAAAATCATATCTTATACGGTTTTCATTATACACCTACAATTATTGATTATAACTATAAAACAGAGAAATTCAGCAAACACATTATAAAATCAACTGCTTATGATACAATCTTTCCGGCATTAACAGAAAAAGATATTCCGGGCGGTTTTGATTTTGATATGCCACATCCCAAATATTTTAATCTTTTATATGATAAATACAGAAAACTTTATTACAGATTTATATTCCCTCCGAAAGATTACGGCAGAAAACTGTCTGTAGTTATTGCAGATGAAAATTTTAATTTTGTTGCAGAAGGTTTTTCGCCTACCGGTTTTAACTTTTTCTTTACAAAAGATTATATAATTTCAATAGGGAATAAAAATAAGAAACGACCAAAAGGTAAAATGTATTTAACTTTCTATAAATTAAAATTCAGAGACGGTACAAATCAAGAATTAATTTCTGAAATTAAATCAAATAAAAAAGATAAAAAACTTATAAATAAACCTGTTACACATTACATAAAGAAAAACACAAACATAAAAGATAAAAACTATACTGCAACTTTTATGTATTACGAAATGTGTCCTCAAATAAGAGAATTTGTTCTTGGTTTTTATGAGTTTAATAAAGTAAAAATAAGTAAAAATCAAGTAAATCTGATACTTGTAACTCAAAATGCAGAGGCTTTAAAAAATGATTTAAAAAAATATAATCTTTTACCTGAAAATAATTCGAATATTTTTATTGATTCTGCTTATAATTTTGCATCATACAATTCAAATAACAGAAATGATTTACCTCGCATTATAAAAGTAAGACAAAATAAAGTTAAAACAGATACAATTTTTAATAATGATGACGGAAATTTTCATGTAAATTTTCAAAAGTTTTTAATAGCTTCAGGTAAAGAACAAGAAAAATTAAAAAAATAA
- a CDS encoding helix-turn-helix transcriptional regulator, with translation MKKIREIKEFSQEYVAGKLGITQATYSKLENNEKKLSISKIKDIAEVLEIDPMELLNFDEKMIFQNCKNNGTFGSNSSYYAYSEKERELYEARIAHLEKENDFLRSMMKKD, from the coding sequence ATAAAAAAGATACGTGAAATAAAAGAATTTTCGCAAGAATATGTTGCCGGTAAACTCGGTATAACTCAAGCTACATACAGTAAACTTGAAAATAACGAAAAAAAACTTTCAATCAGTAAAATTAAAGATATTGCAGAGGTTTTAGAAATTGACCCTATGGAGTTGTTGAATTTTGATGAAAAAATGATTTTTCAGAATTGCAAAAATAACGGAACTTTTGGTAGTAACAGCAGCTATTATGCATATTCCGAAAAAGAACGAGAACTTTACGAGGCACGTATTGCGCATCTGGAAAAAGAAAATGATTTTTTAAGAAGTATGATGAAAAAAGATTAA
- a CDS encoding RNA methyltransferase, with protein sequence MRKLLNSELGRKSIEEYKKADKIPVTVVLDNIRSMNNIGSVFRTSDAFMIENILLCGITAVPPHNDIRKTALGATESVDWEYFEKTEDAINHLKSNYYIIISVEQAESSIMLQNFIIENDKKYALIFGNEVKGVQQHIVDMSDSCIEIPQEGTKHSLNISVSVGVVLWDFYKKIIISKH encoded by the coding sequence ATGCGAAAACTTTTAAACAGTGAGCTGGGAAGAAAATCAATTGAAGAATATAAAAAAGCTGATAAAATTCCTGTAACGGTTGTATTAGATAATATCAGAAGTATGAATAACATTGGTTCCGTTTTCAGAACTTCGGATGCTTTTATGATTGAAAATATTTTACTTTGCGGAATAACAGCTGTACCTCCGCATAATGATATAAGAAAAACGGCTCTCGGAGCTACGGAATCTGTTGATTGGGAATATTTTGAAAAAACAGAAGATGCGATAAATCACCTAAAATCGAATTATTACATTATCATATCTGTTGAACAAGCAGAAAGCAGCATTATGTTGCAAAATTTTATTATTGAGAATGATAAAAAATATGCTTTGATCTTCGGTAATGAAGTTAAAGGTGTACAACAGCACATTGTTGACATGAGTGACAGTTGTATTGAAATACCTCAAGAAGGAACAAAACATTCTTTAAATATTTCTGTGAGTGTTGGTGTAGTTCTTTGGGATTTTTATAAAAAAATAATTATTAGCAAACATTGA